One genomic window of Camelina sativa cultivar DH55 chromosome 5, Cs, whole genome shotgun sequence includes the following:
- the LOC104786615 gene encoding MYB-like transcription factor TCL1: MDNTNHIRRPHDGNQPKIIRHNSQEVSSLEWEFINMTEQEEDLIFRMYKLVRDRWDLITRRVVGREAKEIERFWIMKNSDYFSHK, from the exons ATGGATAACACAAACCATATTCGTCGCCCTCACGACGGTAATCAACCCAAGATCATTCGACATAACTCCCAAG AAGTGAGTAGTCTGGAATGGGAGTTTATCAATATGAccgaacaagaagaagatctcatCTTTCGAATGTACAAACTTGTCCGGGACAG GTGGGATTTAATAACAAGGAGAGTCGTAGGACGAGAGGCGAAGGAGATAGAGAGATTTTGGATTATGAAAAACTCTGACTATTTCTCCCACAAATGA